One stretch of Arachis hypogaea cultivar Tifrunner chromosome 20, arahy.Tifrunner.gnm2.J5K5, whole genome shotgun sequence DNA includes these proteins:
- the LOC140183104 gene encoding uncharacterized protein, whose protein sequence is MSDDEIKQLCLMDIDKILHSYGKTLKDYPLMPLATKVDSSLLTERVIREELNFNRDDLKKNTPYMLAIATPEQKYAFDKIVTAVYCDEGRFFLCGDIVLNVASSGIASLLLPNGRMTHSRFKIPLNITEDSVCNIKPGSPQAMLLLKAKLIIWDEAPMVSRYCYKALDKCLGDIMRCSPTYSKDLPFGGKLVVLGGDFRQILPVIPRGSRQDIVHSTVNSSYLWKCC, encoded by the exons ATGTCAGATGATGAGATTAAGCAGTTGTGCTTAATGGATATAGACAAGATCTTACATTCCTATGGTAAAACCTTGAAAGACTATCCTCTTATGCCTTTAGCAACTAAAGTTGATAGTTCTTTGTTAACCGAAAGGGTTATTAGGGAAGAGCTAAACTTTAACAGGgatgatttaaagaaaaataccCCATACATGTTAGCCATCGCAACACCTGAGCAGAAATATGCATTCGATAAAATTGTTACAGCTGTGTATTGTGATGAAGGGCGGTTTTTTCTTTGT GGTGATATAGTGTTAAACGTTGCTTCGAGTGGTATTGCATCTTTACTTCTTCCTAATGGAAGAATGACACACTCAAGGTTCAAAATACCGCTGAATATAACTGAGGATTCTGTATGTAACATCAAACCTGGTTCCCCTCAAGCAATGTTGCTGTTGAAAGCCAAACTTATAATTTGGGATGAGGCTCCAATGGTTAGTAGGTACTGCTATAAAGCTCTTGATAAATGCTTGGGTGATATCATGAGGTGTTCTCCAACATATAGCAAAGATTTGCCCTTTGGAGGAAAATTGGTTGTACTAGGTGGAGACTTTAGACAAATTCTTCCTGTCATTCCACGAGGATCGAGACAAGATATCGTTCATTCAACCGTGAATTCGTCTTACCTTTGGAAGTGTTGTTAG
- the LOC140183103 gene encoding uncharacterized protein: MTWAIELSQYDLRYEPRHAIKAQAMADFWVEVTGDSTEEVGIRWRLHVDGASNQMSGGAGIILEIPDGVIYEQSIKFEFPVSNNQAEYEALLGGLIFAREVGATRLEVCSDSQVITSQVNGSYQARDSLLQKYLEKVKELSKQFEEVAVQHVPRERNTWAVTI; encoded by the coding sequence atgacttgggccATCGAGCTATCTCAGTATGATTTGCGATATGAGCCCCGACATGCGATTAAGGCACAAGCAATGGCAGACTTCTGGGTAGAGGTAACGGGTGACTCGACCGAGGAGGTGGGCATACGGTGGAGGCTCCATGTTgacggggcctccaaccaaaTGTCCGGAGGTGCCGGGATCATCTTGGAAATCCCTGATGGGGTCATATACGAACAATCAATCAAGTTCGAGTTTCCCGTATCAAACAACCAAGCGGAGTACGAAGCCCTCCTGGGCGGCTTGATCTTTGCTCGAGAAGTCGGGGCTACGAGGCTGGAAGTGTGCAGTGACTCACAGGTCATCACCTCGCaggtaaatggaagctaccaagccagagactcGCTATTACAGAAGTACTTGGAGAAGGTCAAAGAGCTGAGCAAACAATTCGAGGAGGTCGCGGTCCAACACGTTCCAAGGGAAAGGAACACATGGGCAGTGACGATctag